One window from the genome of Thermaerobacter marianensis DSM 12885 encodes:
- a CDS encoding acetate--CoA ligase, translating into MGEGPSGAVPAALSGMNPLVRRRVEEGLEDWEAFWAREARRLPWFRLWDRVFQPDPPSFRWFVGGLTNLAYNALDVHVDRDWGGHAALIALNERGERQVFTYAQLWHRVRQVAAALRGLGLQRGDRVAIYMPTIPEAICTMLACARIGAIHMVVFAGFGSAALAQRIQLAGARVLVTADVTWRKGREVNLWDLAREALASPGCPVERVVVLARSGRDLPLVPGRDMTWDQFLSLAADGSPEVEVMEANEPAFILATSGTTAQPKLVVHSQGPYQVGVYNAATMGFGLRPGDVWWSTSDIGWIVGHGYIVYGPLLVGCTTIAYEGALDYPGPETFYRILEENRVTGVFTAPTAVRMLMAYGTEPARRFDLRSVERVFCAGEVLNPPAWDWLQNQVFGGRVPVIDHWWQTETGAPVIGNPYGIGLLPIKPGSAGIALPGRQVEVRTPEGDPCGPGEKGVLVIPRPFPGLAAGLWGDPERYANDYWGRIPGLYFTGDAATMDEDGYVWFSGRSDELIKIAGHRIGTIEVETAFLRHPAVAEAGVTARPDPVRGEVIVAFIVLKKGHEPSAALRDELVATVRHHLGPVAVIGNVHFVPMLPKTRSGKIMRRVLKAVVLDRDPGDISTIEDEGAVEQARQAWQAMQASIGAEAEAAGR; encoded by the coding sequence ATGGGTGAAGGGCCTTCCGGCGCCGTCCCGGCCGCCCTGTCCGGGATGAACCCGCTGGTTCGGCGCCGCGTCGAAGAGGGCCTGGAGGATTGGGAGGCCTTCTGGGCCCGCGAAGCGCGCCGGCTGCCCTGGTTCCGCCTGTGGGACCGGGTCTTCCAGCCGGACCCGCCGTCCTTCCGCTGGTTCGTGGGCGGCCTCACCAACCTGGCCTACAACGCCCTGGACGTCCACGTGGATCGGGACTGGGGCGGCCACGCCGCCTTGATCGCCCTGAACGAGCGGGGCGAGCGCCAGGTGTTCACCTACGCCCAGCTCTGGCACCGGGTGCGGCAGGTGGCCGCGGCCCTGCGGGGCCTCGGCCTGCAGCGGGGGGACCGGGTGGCGATCTACATGCCCACCATCCCCGAAGCCATCTGCACCATGCTGGCCTGCGCCCGGATCGGCGCCATCCACATGGTGGTCTTCGCCGGGTTCGGCAGCGCGGCCCTGGCCCAGCGCATCCAGCTGGCGGGGGCGCGGGTGCTGGTGACGGCGGACGTCACCTGGCGCAAGGGCCGGGAGGTCAACCTCTGGGACCTGGCCCGCGAGGCCCTGGCGAGCCCCGGCTGCCCCGTCGAGCGGGTGGTGGTGCTGGCCCGCAGCGGCCGCGACCTGCCCCTGGTGCCCGGCCGGGATATGACCTGGGACCAGTTCCTCTCCCTGGCCGCCGACGGCTCGCCCGAGGTGGAGGTCATGGAGGCCAACGAGCCCGCCTTCATCCTGGCCACGTCGGGGACCACGGCCCAGCCCAAGCTGGTGGTCCACAGCCAGGGGCCGTACCAGGTCGGCGTGTACAACGCGGCCACCATGGGCTTCGGCCTGCGGCCTGGCGACGTGTGGTGGTCCACTTCCGACATCGGCTGGATCGTCGGGCACGGCTACATCGTCTACGGGCCGCTTCTGGTCGGATGCACCACCATCGCCTACGAGGGGGCCCTCGACTACCCCGGCCCCGAGACCTTCTACCGGATCCTTGAGGAGAACCGGGTGACGGGAGTCTTCACCGCGCCCACGGCGGTGCGGATGCTGATGGCCTACGGCACCGAACCGGCCCGCCGGTTCGACCTACGTTCGGTGGAGCGGGTGTTCTGCGCGGGAGAGGTGCTCAACCCGCCGGCCTGGGATTGGTTGCAGAACCAGGTCTTCGGCGGGCGGGTGCCCGTCATCGACCACTGGTGGCAGACGGAAACGGGGGCACCGGTGATCGGCAACCCCTACGGCATCGGCCTGCTGCCCATCAAGCCGGGCTCGGCGGGCATCGCCCTGCCGGGGCGCCAGGTGGAGGTGCGGACGCCCGAGGGCGACCCCTGCGGCCCCGGAGAGAAGGGCGTCCTGGTGATCCCACGGCCCTTCCCCGGGCTGGCGGCGGGGCTCTGGGGCGATCCGGAGCGGTACGCCAACGACTACTGGGGCCGCATCCCCGGCCTGTACTTCACCGGCGACGCCGCGACCATGGACGAGGACGGGTACGTCTGGTTCAGCGGCCGCTCCGACGAGCTGATCAAGATCGCCGGCCACCGCATCGGCACCATCGAGGTGGAGACGGCCTTCCTGCGCCATCCCGCCGTGGCCGAGGCGGGGGTGACGGCCCGGCCCGACCCGGTGCGGGGGGAGGTGATCGTCGCCTTCATCGTGCTGAAGAAGGGCCACGAGCCGTCCGCCGCCCTGCGGGACGAGCTGGTGGCCACGGTGCGGCACCACCTGGGCCCGGTGGCCGTGATCGGCAACGTGCACTTCGTGCCCATGCTCCCCAAGACCCGCAGCGGCAAGATCATGCGGCGGGTGCTCAAGGCGGTGGTGCTGGACCGCGATCCCGGCGACATCTCGACCATCGAGGACGAGGGGGCGGTCGAACAGGCCCGCCAGGCGTGGCAGGCCATGCAGGCGAGCATCGGCGCGGAGGCGGAAGCGGCAGGACGATGA
- a CDS encoding 2-oxoacid:ferredoxin oxidoreductase subunit beta, translated as MPDHSDFRGAVKRPASPHGGGWGREQRVDPDLPGGRPGGTMAPAEGPETGDGRSGGHGAAPPPGAGHTAAAGGEDLRGAPATGSVAGGVDSRVARPGGATGRAPRDGTERRTAALRGGEAGGTGTGLGGARPAAGGGEAGRRAAIADRAERLTVKAYASDHRPTWCPGCGDFGILNALKKALVDLEIWPHEVMIVSGIGCGSKLPDYINANGFMTIHGRPLAVATGIKLANPKLHVVVVHGDGDGYGIGGNHWLHTMRRNIDLTDIIENNQIYALTKGQYSPTSERGFRTTTSPAGAPEDPVLPTRIAFATGATFIARAFAGQPNQMADIFAAAIRHKGYALVDVLQPCVTFNKVNTYDWYAERAYSVEEEGHDPTDPVAAWEKCNQWGDRIPIGILWRNDQALPFEERIPGLTERPPVVERPLDELGEDGLERLKAAFF; from the coding sequence GTGCCTGATCACAGCGACTTCCGTGGCGCCGTCAAGCGGCCCGCGTCGCCCCACGGCGGCGGCTGGGGCCGGGAGCAGCGGGTCGATCCCGACCTGCCGGGCGGGCGGCCTGGCGGCACGATGGCCCCCGCAGAGGGCCCGGAGACGGGCGACGGGCGATCAGGAGGCCACGGCGCGGCCCCGCCGCCGGGTGCCGGCCACACCGCGGCGGCCGGCGGCGAGGACCTTCGCGGTGCGCCCGCGACCGGTTCCGTCGCAGGCGGCGTGGACAGCCGGGTGGCCCGGCCGGGCGGGGCGACGGGCCGTGCGCCCCGCGATGGCACGGAACGGCGGACCGCCGCCTTGCGGGGCGGTGAAGCCGGCGGCACCGGCACGGGCCTGGGCGGGGCGCGGCCGGCAGCGGGAGGCGGCGAGGCCGGCCGCCGGGCGGCCATCGCCGACCGGGCGGAGCGGCTGACGGTCAAGGCCTACGCCAGCGACCACCGGCCCACCTGGTGCCCGGGCTGCGGCGACTTCGGCATTCTCAACGCCCTGAAGAAGGCCCTGGTCGACCTGGAGATCTGGCCCCACGAGGTGATGATCGTCTCGGGCATCGGCTGCGGCAGCAAGCTGCCCGACTACATCAACGCCAACGGCTTCATGACCATCCACGGGCGGCCCCTGGCGGTGGCCACCGGCATCAAGCTCGCCAATCCCAAGCTGCACGTGGTCGTGGTCCACGGCGACGGCGACGGCTACGGCATCGGCGGCAATCACTGGCTGCACACCATGCGCCGCAACATCGACCTGACGGACATCATCGAGAACAACCAGATCTACGCCTTGACCAAGGGCCAGTACTCGCCCACCAGCGAGCGCGGCTTCCGGACCACCACCTCGCCGGCCGGCGCCCCCGAGGACCCGGTGCTGCCGACGCGCATCGCCTTCGCCACGGGCGCCACCTTCATCGCCCGCGCCTTCGCCGGGCAGCCCAACCAGATGGCCGACATCTTCGCGGCGGCCATCCGGCACAAGGGGTACGCCCTGGTGGACGTGCTCCAGCCCTGCGTCACCTTCAACAAGGTCAACACCTACGACTGGTACGCAGAGCGTGCCTACTCAGTGGAGGAGGAGGGGCACGACCCCACCGACCCCGTGGCGGCCTGGGAGAAGTGCAACCAGTGGGGAGACCGGATCCCCATCGGCATCCTGTGGCGGAACGACCAGGCGCTGCCCTTTGAGGAGCGGATCCCCGGCCTCACCGAGCGCCCGCCCGTGGTGGAGCGGCCGCTGGACGAGCTGGGCGAGGACGGGCTCGAGCGGCTCAAGGCGGCGTTCTTCTAG
- a CDS encoding enoyl-CoA hydratase/isomerase family protein, whose amino-acid sequence MSFLRVEEDGAVVTVTIDRPEQHNAINFAMWRELGSILDDLAQEARRYDGLRVVILRGEGGRAFSAGSDLKEFATMTIDEVRRCFLTMEQTISKVERLPYPVVAAIGGYALGSAFELACACDLQVASERAQVGMPVARLGIMLSPEFTKRLVALMGPNQAKDLLFTGRLLNAAEARALGLVTHVVPHEEVDPFARRLAETMAALSPSSIRAAKRSVLLSQPAPPPDPAGEPVPYYIDEDDFREGVQAFLERRAPRFRRPAPPRKEEG is encoded by the coding sequence ATGAGCTTTTTGCGGGTCGAGGAGGACGGTGCCGTGGTGACCGTCACCATCGACCGTCCCGAACAGCATAACGCCATCAACTTCGCCATGTGGCGGGAGCTGGGTTCCATCCTGGACGACCTGGCCCAAGAAGCCCGCCGCTACGACGGCCTGCGGGTGGTGATCCTGCGGGGCGAGGGCGGCCGCGCCTTCTCGGCGGGGTCGGACCTCAAGGAGTTCGCAACCATGACCATCGACGAGGTGCGGCGCTGCTTCCTCACCATGGAGCAGACCATCAGCAAGGTGGAGCGCCTGCCGTATCCCGTCGTCGCCGCCATCGGCGGCTATGCCCTGGGCTCCGCCTTCGAGCTGGCCTGCGCCTGCGACCTCCAGGTGGCCTCCGAGCGGGCCCAGGTGGGCATGCCCGTGGCGCGCCTGGGCATCATGTTGAGCCCCGAGTTCACCAAGCGGCTGGTCGCCCTGATGGGTCCCAACCAGGCCAAGGACCTGCTCTTCACCGGCCGGCTGCTCAACGCGGCCGAGGCGCGGGCCCTGGGGCTGGTGACCCACGTGGTGCCCCACGAGGAGGTCGATCCCTTCGCCCGGCGCCTGGCCGAGACCATGGCGGCCCTGTCGCCCTCGTCCATCCGGGCGGCCAAGCGGTCGGTGCTGCTCTCCCAGCCGGCGCCGCCGCCTGACCCGGCGGGCGAGCCCGTCCCGTACTACATCGACGAGGACGACTTCCGCGAGGGCGTCCAGGCCTTCCTCGAACGGCGTGCCCCCCGGTTCCGGCGACCGGCGCCGCCGCGGAAGGAGGAGGGTTGA
- a CDS encoding DUF2267 domain-containing protein, which yields MRAREIYQEVQQRGRLGSLEEAATVTRMTLQSLAEVLGRQAAEALAAALPPELAAELGRAPDRPDPLIDREVFVGRLVNHMDTEYGYDQTVGGLDLVSAYMDDDAATRMQAVFAALKGHLDEGTRQAVRRALPPEIRHWWDGA from the coding sequence GTGCGTGCCCGGGAAATCTACCAGGAGGTCCAGCAGCGCGGCCGCCTGGGGTCCCTGGAGGAGGCGGCCACCGTCACCCGGATGACCTTGCAAAGCCTGGCGGAGGTGCTGGGCCGGCAGGCTGCGGAGGCGCTGGCCGCCGCCCTGCCACCGGAGCTGGCTGCCGAGCTGGGCCGTGCCCCCGACAGGCCCGACCCGTTGATCGACCGCGAGGTGTTCGTCGGTCGGCTGGTCAACCACATGGATACCGAGTACGGCTACGACCAGACCGTGGGCGGCCTCGATCTGGTCTCGGCCTACATGGACGACGACGCCGCCACCCGGATGCAGGCCGTGTTCGCCGCCCTCAAGGGGCACCTGGACGAGGGCACCCGGCAGGCGGTGCGCAGGGCCCTGCCCCCCGAGATCCGCCACTGGTGGGACGGGGCTTGA
- a CDS encoding MFS transporter produces the protein MSTAFWALAAGRFVSALGDGFFFPFIAMFLQQVHGLAPSQVGLIMTTAGLCSLVARLPAGWLTDRWGFKPVVVAGLAGAGVAVMLAGWAPGPWAFAFCYAVMSAMVWGSFPALLHGAGLMVPPRRREEAYSILNLLSNAAIAIGPVLGAYVVERDIRLIFLLDGLSFLTFAAIVARWVPALREPGLRVAQGEGQGRAVGDSIPSRTNAAAAGPAQRAAEPGGLGRRALRGILGFFPPLSHAAFWQLAAGALAMNLIYSQMGSSLPLDLNQRFGEATWYGWLWTLNGTMIATLQYPATRWLQRYSPRPRRVAAALLYATAALMILVAKPVVPFLLAFAVLTAGEIIFTPLLQASVAAMAPPGQGGRYQAAASLLFGMGWSLGPAVGGALLGAGGPRLLWPAMAGLGVAAAAVFALGALGAGGRAQRPGGATGAGEARD, from the coding sequence GTGAGCACGGCCTTCTGGGCGCTGGCCGCCGGCCGGTTCGTCAGCGCGCTGGGTGACGGCTTCTTCTTTCCCTTCATTGCGATGTTCCTGCAGCAGGTCCATGGCCTGGCCCCGTCGCAGGTGGGGCTCATCATGACCACCGCGGGGTTGTGCTCCCTGGTGGCGCGCCTGCCGGCAGGGTGGCTGACGGACCGCTGGGGCTTCAAGCCCGTGGTGGTGGCCGGGCTGGCGGGGGCCGGGGTGGCGGTCATGCTGGCCGGCTGGGCGCCGGGCCCGTGGGCCTTTGCCTTTTGTTACGCGGTGATGAGCGCCATGGTGTGGGGCTCCTTCCCGGCGCTCCTGCACGGGGCGGGGCTCATGGTGCCGCCGCGCCGCCGGGAAGAGGCGTACAGCATCTTGAATCTGCTGTCCAACGCGGCCATCGCCATCGGGCCGGTGCTCGGCGCCTACGTGGTCGAGCGGGACATCCGGCTGATCTTCCTCCTGGACGGGCTGTCGTTCCTGACGTTCGCGGCCATCGTGGCGCGGTGGGTTCCGGCCTTGCGAGAGCCCGGGCTGCGGGTGGCGCAGGGGGAAGGGCAGGGACGGGCAGTGGGGGATTCCATTCCCTCGCGGACGAACGCGGCCGCTGCCGGGCCGGCGCAGCGGGCGGCGGAACCGGGCGGGCTGGGCCGGCGGGCGCTGCGGGGGATCCTGGGCTTCTTCCCGCCCCTCTCCCATGCGGCCTTCTGGCAACTGGCCGCCGGTGCCCTGGCGATGAACCTGATCTACAGCCAGATGGGCTCGAGCCTGCCCCTGGACCTGAACCAGCGTTTCGGCGAAGCGACGTGGTATGGCTGGTTGTGGACGCTCAACGGGACCATGATCGCCACCCTCCAGTACCCGGCGACCCGGTGGCTGCAGCGTTACAGCCCGCGGCCGCGGAGGGTGGCGGCGGCGCTGCTCTATGCCACCGCGGCGCTGATGATCCTGGTGGCGAAGCCCGTGGTGCCCTTTCTGCTGGCCTTTGCGGTCCTGACGGCGGGGGAGATCATCTTCACCCCCCTTTTGCAGGCGAGCGTGGCCGCCATGGCGCCCCCCGGCCAGGGCGGGCGGTACCAGGCGGCGGCCAGCCTGCTGTTCGGCATGGGGTGGAGCCTGGGCCCCGCCGTGGGCGGGGCCCTGCTGGGCGCGGGCGGGCCCAGGCTGCTGTGGCCGGCCATGGCCGGCCTGGGTGTGGCCGCGGCGGCGGTGTTCGCCCTCGGGGCGCTGGGCGCGGGCGGCCGCGCCCAGCGCCCCGGCGGGGCCACCGGGGCGGGCGAGGCCCGCGATTGA
- a CDS encoding PucR family transcriptional regulator ligand-binding domain-containing protein: protein MERHEETWTGAGFGGDGRARPEGAPTGGGDADAVTLADVLGLEPLRDVKVLAGHRSLHRPVRLVNVIEVPDIVDWVLEGELLLTTGFTFRDDPAHLAALIPGLAAKGAAGLGIKPKRYMAEIPPEAVAAADRCGLPLLEIPFHLSFSEVIGPVMQAIAHRQAAATLAADRLQRDLLDQVLRGAGLDELCATIARHLGRAVWIEDAAGAVVAQSIPTADATGPAEPAGPAWRVPIASGTRFFGSLCARSPGRAPLPVEAGLLERGAAILALEWGKQEAVIEVQRRYRKEFLDRLLAGELPHPDEVRERARALGWNLDRPQTVVAFAPVTPGVRPAPGASAARAGPAGAAAAGFGAGPASEPRALQALLRAVEMVLSMEGGEPVVGIREGVVVALVPGDPADPAGRHRILTVAKAVLRSFASSAGVPRGPHPGVGTKPAARGGVAPQPGPAGSRRTTPVRAPADGPRGPGGSSGREGPPATAAVAGVGRVARHPGELARSFREARTALHAARAVVAPAAGGGMTGRAGFAVTVAGETGAPAVASPPSQAASAGRPQPGTPASAAGPGPAPGRSRPAAGGPLPRREPVQFFADLGVLRLLHHQPPEELAGFVADYLGPLLEYDRRHDGKLVETLAAFFRYGGNMKRMARALYTHYNTVAYRLQRIRQITGLDLKNPDHLLSLQVALEALPLLDMIRPWAASPAGPGLPPAAPAASGPAGSPGDAPPCGPAVPSSSR from the coding sequence GTGGAACGCCACGAGGAGACATGGACCGGCGCCGGGTTCGGCGGAGACGGCCGCGCTCGGCCGGAGGGGGCCCCGACCGGCGGGGGCGATGCCGACGCCGTCACCCTGGCCGACGTCCTGGGGCTGGAACCCCTGCGGGACGTCAAGGTCCTGGCCGGGCACCGGTCGCTGCACCGGCCGGTTCGTCTGGTCAACGTCATCGAGGTGCCCGATATCGTCGACTGGGTCCTGGAGGGCGAGCTCCTGCTGACCACCGGGTTCACCTTCCGGGACGACCCGGCCCACCTGGCGGCCCTGATCCCCGGCCTCGCCGCCAAGGGAGCCGCGGGCCTGGGGATCAAGCCGAAGCGCTACATGGCCGAGATCCCGCCCGAGGCGGTGGCGGCGGCGGACCGCTGCGGCCTGCCGCTGCTGGAGATCCCGTTCCACCTCTCCTTCTCCGAGGTCATCGGGCCGGTGATGCAAGCCATCGCTCACCGGCAGGCCGCCGCCACCCTGGCCGCCGACCGGCTGCAGCGGGACCTCTTGGACCAGGTCCTCCGGGGTGCCGGGCTGGACGAACTCTGCGCCACCATAGCCCGGCACCTGGGCCGCGCCGTGTGGATCGAAGACGCCGCGGGCGCCGTGGTGGCCCAGAGCATCCCCACGGCCGATGCGACCGGCCCGGCCGAACCGGCCGGCCCAGCCTGGCGGGTGCCCATTGCATCGGGCACCCGGTTCTTCGGGTCCCTGTGCGCCAGGTCCCCCGGCCGGGCTCCCTTGCCCGTGGAGGCCGGGCTTCTGGAACGGGGGGCCGCCATCCTGGCCCTCGAGTGGGGCAAGCAGGAGGCGGTCATCGAGGTTCAGCGGCGCTATCGCAAGGAGTTCCTCGACCGGCTGCTGGCGGGCGAGTTGCCGCATCCCGACGAGGTCCGGGAGCGGGCCCGCGCCCTGGGGTGGAACCTGGACCGCCCCCAGACGGTGGTGGCTTTCGCGCCGGTGACGCCGGGGGTGCGGCCGGCCCCGGGAGCCTCGGCGGCCCGAGCGGGGCCGGCGGGAGCCGCGGCGGCAGGGTTCGGGGCCGGACCCGCCTCCGAGCCCCGGGCCCTGCAGGCCCTGCTGCGGGCGGTGGAGATGGTCCTGTCCATGGAAGGCGGGGAACCCGTGGTGGGCATCCGCGAAGGGGTGGTGGTGGCCCTGGTGCCCGGCGACCCTGCGGACCCGGCCGGGCGGCACCGCATCCTCACCGTGGCCAAGGCCGTGCTGCGGTCCTTCGCCTCCAGCGCGGGCGTCCCCCGCGGGCCCCATCCCGGGGTGGGGACGAAGCCGGCCGCCCGGGGCGGCGTCGCGCCCCAGCCCGGTCCGGCCGGCTCGCGCCGGACCACGCCGGTGCGGGCCCCGGCGGACGGGCCGCGCGGGCCGGGCGGTTCGTCCGGAAGGGAAGGTCCCCCCGCGACGGCGGCCGTCGCGGGGGTGGGCCGCGTGGCCCGCCATCCCGGCGAGCTGGCCCGCAGCTTCCGCGAGGCGCGTACCGCCCTGCACGCCGCCCGGGCTGTGGTCGCGCCGGCTGCCGGTGGGGGCATGACGGGCCGTGCCGGCTTCGCCGTGACGGTGGCCGGGGAGACCGGGGCGCCGGCCGTCGCTTCGCCCCCCTCCCAAGCCGCGTCGGCGGGCCGCCCCCAACCCGGCACCCCGGCATCCGCCGCGGGCCCGGGCCCGGCTCCCGGCCGGTCCCGCCCGGCCGCCGGCGGGCCGCTGCCCCGCCGTGAGCCGGTGCAGTTCTTCGCCGATCTGGGCGTGCTGCGGCTGCTGCACCACCAGCCGCCGGAGGAGCTGGCCGGGTTCGTCGCCGACTATCTGGGACCCCTGCTGGAGTACGACCGGCGCCACGACGGGAAGCTGGTGGAGACACTGGCCGCGTTCTTCCGGTACGGCGGCAACATGAAGCGCATGGCCCGCGCCCTGTACACCCACTACAACACCGTGGCCTACCGGCTGCAGCGGATCCGGCAGATCACCGGCCTGGACCTGAAGAACCCGGACCACCTGCTCAGCCTGCAGGTCGCGCTGGAGGCGCTGCCGCTGCTGGATATGATCCGGCCTTGGGCGGCCTCTCCGGCCGGCCCCGGGCTCCCGCCCGCCGCCCCCGCCGCGTCCGGACCGGCCGGGAGCCCCGGCGACGCCCCGCCCTGCGGCCCCGCGGTCCCTTCGAGCAGCCGTTGA
- a CDS encoding 2-oxoacid:acceptor oxidoreductase subunit alpha, with translation MPAHHDQHPRNGRAGAALAATPEPGTGAGPGAGTLDLSITIGGDAGQGVESSGAGFTRALARSGLHVFSITDYRSRIRGGHNFYQIRVADRPLYSHADPVHVLIGLTEETIKIHLDNLAPRAAVIYDQEFRHVDAEALRRHHVRPVPLPLAQVAKKHGSKVMMNTAALGAAAGLMNYNVEYLESVIKENFASKGDRVVEANLKVVREGWKLARDAAGDFPYTLPDPGGRPRRMVLHGNHAFALGAVAAGCRFIAAYPMTPGTSLFEWMVAHSQELGIVAKHAEDEIAAICMAIGAGHAGARAMISTSGGGFSLMVEALGMAGMVEVPVVLVVSQRGGPSTGLPTRTEQGDLLFAIHASQGEFPRIVLAPGTVDQCFEAAVRAFNLAEHYQTPVIVLLDQFLSTHLRAVEPDTFRWEDVRHDRATTLTHPQLDRLDGPYLRYRDTDDGISPRAIPGHPRAVYAISTDEHDEEGHISEEIRNRRQQMEKRMRKLDTAQAEMRGPAWYGPEDADLTLICWGSTYGPCREAVDLFNRDKGEGGRINLLHFSDLWPFPVEQTLPELRKIRRAVAVEQNYTSQFARLLRMMTGFEVHATVNKFDGRPMSPQEILTHVEGEVPVRA, from the coding sequence ATGCCGGCCCACCACGACCAGCATCCGCGCAACGGGCGCGCCGGCGCGGCCCTGGCCGCAACCCCGGAACCGGGTACCGGCGCCGGTCCGGGCGCCGGCACCTTGGACCTGAGCATCACCATCGGCGGCGACGCCGGCCAGGGTGTGGAATCCAGCGGTGCCGGCTTCACCAGGGCCCTGGCCCGCAGCGGCCTGCACGTGTTCAGCATCACGGACTACCGGTCCCGCATCCGTGGCGGGCACAACTTCTACCAGATCCGCGTGGCCGACCGGCCCCTGTACTCCCACGCCGACCCCGTCCACGTGCTCATCGGCCTGACCGAGGAGACCATCAAGATCCATCTGGACAACCTGGCGCCCCGGGCCGCCGTGATCTACGACCAGGAGTTCCGGCACGTGGACGCCGAGGCGCTGCGCCGCCACCATGTCCGGCCCGTGCCCCTGCCCCTGGCCCAGGTGGCGAAGAAGCACGGCAGCAAGGTGATGATGAACACGGCCGCGCTGGGTGCCGCCGCCGGGCTGATGAACTACAACGTCGAGTACCTGGAGTCGGTGATCAAGGAGAACTTCGCCAGCAAGGGCGACCGGGTGGTCGAGGCCAACCTCAAGGTGGTGCGGGAGGGGTGGAAGCTGGCCCGCGACGCGGCCGGCGACTTCCCCTACACCCTGCCCGACCCCGGCGGCCGCCCGCGGCGCATGGTGCTGCACGGCAACCACGCCTTCGCCCTGGGCGCTGTGGCCGCCGGCTGCCGGTTCATCGCCGCCTACCCCATGACGCCCGGGACCAGCCTGTTCGAGTGGATGGTGGCCCACTCCCAGGAACTGGGCATCGTCGCCAAGCACGCCGAGGACGAGATCGCCGCCATCTGTATGGCCATCGGCGCCGGCCACGCCGGGGCCCGGGCCATGATCAGCACGTCGGGCGGCGGCTTCTCGCTGATGGTCGAGGCGCTGGGCATGGCGGGCATGGTGGAGGTGCCCGTGGTCCTGGTGGTCTCCCAGCGCGGAGGCCCCTCCACGGGGCTGCCCACCCGCACCGAACAGGGCGACCTCCTGTTCGCGATCCACGCCTCCCAGGGCGAGTTCCCCCGCATCGTCCTGGCCCCGGGCACCGTGGACCAGTGCTTCGAGGCCGCGGTGCGGGCCTTCAACCTCGCCGAACACTACCAGACCCCGGTGATCGTCCTGCTGGACCAGTTCCTCTCCACCCACCTGCGGGCGGTGGAGCCCGACACCTTCCGCTGGGAGGACGTGCGTCACGACCGGGCCACCACCCTGACCCACCCGCAGCTGGACCGGCTGGACGGACCCTACCTGCGCTACCGGGACACCGACGACGGCATCTCGCCCCGGGCCATCCCCGGCCACCCCAGGGCCGTGTACGCCATCAGCACCGACGAGCACGACGAGGAAGGCCACATCAGCGAGGAGATTCGCAACCGGCGCCAGCAGATGGAGAAGCGGATGCGCAAGCTGGACACGGCTCAGGCGGAGATGCGGGGGCCCGCGTGGTACGGGCCGGAGGACGCGGACCTCACCCTGATCTGCTGGGGATCCACCTACGGCCCCTGCCGCGAGGCGGTGGACCTGTTCAACCGGGACAAGGGCGAGGGAGGGCGGATCAACCTGCTCCACTTCAGCGACCTGTGGCCCTTTCCGGTCGAGCAGACGTTGCCGGAACTGCGGAAGATCCGGCGCGCGGTGGCGGTGGAACAGAACTACACCAGCCAGTTCGCCCGCTTGCTCAGGATGATGACCGGCTTTGAGGTCCACGCCACCGTCAACAAGTTCGACGGGCGACCCATGTCGCCCCAGGAGATCTTGACCCACGTGGAAGGGGAGGTGCCAGTCCGTGCCTGA